A genomic window from Pseudomonadota bacterium includes:
- a CDS encoding type II toxin-antitoxin system PemK/MazF family toxin, with protein MKRGEVRWYMFKLPDKKRPVVILTRNSILNYLEEVTVAPITSTIRDIPSEVLLSKQDGMHNDCAINCDHIQTVSKDKIGALITTLSGEKLFETGNAICFALNLD; from the coding sequence ATGAAGCGGGGTGAGGTAAGGTGGTATATGTTTAAGCTTCCTGACAAAAAACGACCGGTAGTCATTTTGACACGGAACTCTATATTGAATTATTTGGAAGAGGTTACAGTTGCACCTATAACTTCAACAATCAGAGACATACCAAGCGAAGTGCTTTTGTCAAAGCAAGATGGTATGCATAATGATTGCGCTATTAATTGTGATCACATACAAACAGTTTCAAAAGATAAAATTGGAGCATTGATTACTACGTTATCCGGGGAAAAACTATTCGAAACAGGTAACGCCATTTGTTTTGCGTTAAATCTTGATTGA
- a CDS encoding type II toxin-antitoxin system HicB family antitoxin — MKAEFTAIIEAAPEGGFWAVCPEVPGANGQGETIEEAKTNLREAIELILEDRKADILRGLPDDAIQDTVMIG, encoded by the coding sequence ATGAAAGCAGAATTTACAGCAATCATAGAAGCCGCACCAGAAGGCGGATTTTGGGCTGTCTGTCCGGAGGTGCCTGGAGCAAACGGACAGGGCGAGACTATAGAGGAAGCCAAAACTAATTTGCGTGAGGCTATTGAGTTGATTTTAGAAGACCGGAAGGCTGATATTCTTCGGGGGCTTCCCGATGATGCTATCCAAGATACGGTAATGATTGGATGA
- a CDS encoding type II toxin-antitoxin system HicA family toxin, translated as MKRRDLERKLRIAGCYLKREGSSHSLWINPKNGMIEAVPRHNDIKEPLANKILKNLNAE; from the coding sequence ATGAAACGGCGAGATCTGGAACGTAAATTGAGGATTGCAGGGTGCTATCTAAAGCGAGAAGGATCTTCACACTCACTTTGGATTAACCCGAAGAATGGGATGATAGAAGCTGTTCCCCGTCACAACGATATCAAAGAACCATTGGCAAACAAGATATTGAAGAATCTTAATGCAGAATAA
- a CDS encoding toll/interleukin-1 receptor domain-containing protein, whose product MDRCTAPKRGHRTASGRAACPACGGRYGGYSGYSSYGSYSPSPYSPSRSIGGGSGRSTKPRWSKTGSSVTYTPAQVLSLTPIRETVEKRAAEQPDLRDAFLCHAWGDRHGAAKELHDLLVSAGVKVWFSEKDLGLGVPMMRAIDKGLAKSRIGLVLVTPALLARLPKESIADKELSTLLAGNQLIPIVHNTTYEALRNVSPMLASRSGLDTAEDSMAVVAQKIAELVAV is encoded by the coding sequence ATGGATAGATGCACAGCACCAAAACGCGGCCATCGCACAGCGAGCGGTCGAGCAGCCTGCCCTGCATGCGGCGGGCGCTATGGTGGTTATAGTGGGTACAGCAGCTACGGGTCGTACTCGCCCTCGCCTTACTCCCCGTCGCGGAGCATTGGGGGCGGTTCCGGCCGCAGCACAAAGCCGCGCTGGTCGAAAACGGGTTCGTCTGTCACGTACACCCCCGCCCAAGTGTTGTCACTTACGCCAATCCGGGAAACCGTAGAAAAGCGAGCGGCGGAACAACCTGACCTTCGTGACGCCTTCCTCTGTCATGCGTGGGGCGACCGGCATGGGGCAGCCAAAGAGTTGCACGATTTGCTCGTGTCAGCTGGTGTCAAAGTTTGGTTCAGCGAGAAGGATCTTGGCCTTGGTGTACCAATGATGCGCGCCATTGACAAGGGCTTAGCGAAATCGCGAATCGGGCTTGTGCTGGTGACCCCTGCGCTTCTGGCCCGCCTGCCCAAAGAAAGCATCGCCGACAAAGAGCTTTCGACGCTCTTAGCGGGTAATCAGCTCATTCCCATCGTGCACAACACGACATATGAAGCTCTTCGCAATGTCAGCCCCATGCTCGCCTCCAGAAGCGGTCTGGACACAGCAGAAGATTCAATGGCTGTAGTCGCGCAAAAAATCGCCGAACTAGTTGCAGTGTAG
- a CDS encoding inorganic pyrophosphatase Ppa: MADTPFPSKIEKFEIQAYKKPKDFKALTETHVPFSGSPQRHPYDDEKILLITDPFSSNTTYYEFKNKDIDYLEELSNIVDIRGKAITMVRIWIRKLSVGIRCAPFIVEDIQTIKTD, encoded by the coding sequence ATGGCAGATACACCTTTTCCATCAAAAATTGAAAAGTTTGAAATTCAGGCTTATAAAAAACCGAAAGATTTTAAAGCTCTTACAGAAACACATGTTCCGTTTTCAGGCTCTCCGCAGCGACACCCTTATGATGATGAAAAAATTTTACTTATTACAGACCCGTTTAGCAGCAATACAACTTATTATGAGTTTAAAAACAAAGATATTGATTATCTGGAAGAGCTTTCAAATATTGTCGATATAAGGGGAAAGGCGATTACAATGGTTCGCATATGGATAAGAAAACTAAGTGTCGGTATTCGTTGCGCCCCCTTTATTGTTGAAGATATCCAAACCATAAAGACAGATTAA
- a CDS encoding calcium/sodium antiporter — protein sequence MAINLLLLFVGLAFLLGGGDILVRGASALAKNLGVSPLVIGLTVVAFGTSAPELSVNLLAAYNGNSDISFGNIIGSNIANIGLVLGISAIIRPLAIKGVIIAREIPMMVLASLLALVAGMDTFLRDSPNIYDRSDGLIFLLIFCVFMFYTIGDVIRQRKADPLIQQFEEFTEKKSFKASVYNLFLFIAGLVLLVAGGKIAVDAAVVVAELLNVPRVIIGLTIIAIGTSLPELVTSGIATWKGQTDIAIGNVVGSNIFNLLLVNGFCASFRPIPVPSKGGTYDLLMMLFLSLFLLPMCLTNKNRIMRREGVLLVTLYLGYNLWRISTG from the coding sequence GTGGCTATAAACCTTTTGCTCCTTTTTGTTGGCCTTGCCTTCCTTCTGGGCGGTGGCGATATACTTGTTAGAGGCGCCTCTGCTTTAGCAAAAAATCTTGGGGTTTCTCCGCTTGTTATAGGTCTTACCGTAGTAGCTTTTGGAACCAGTGCGCCGGAACTATCTGTTAATCTTCTGGCTGCATATAATGGTAACTCAGACATTTCATTTGGTAATATAATCGGTTCAAACATTGCCAATATTGGATTAGTACTTGGAATTTCAGCAATAATCAGGCCATTGGCTATCAAAGGTGTAATCATAGCACGCGAAATTCCCATGATGGTGCTTGCATCCCTTTTGGCCTTGGTTGCAGGAATGGATACTTTTCTCCGCGACTCTCCAAATATTTACGACCGCTCGGATGGGCTTATTTTCCTGCTTATTTTTTGTGTTTTCATGTTTTACACCATTGGTGATGTTATACGCCAAAGGAAGGCAGATCCGCTTATTCAGCAGTTTGAGGAGTTTACAGAGAAAAAAAGTTTTAAAGCATCTGTATATAATCTATTTCTTTTCATTGCAGGGCTCGTTCTTCTGGTTGCCGGGGGCAAGATAGCAGTAGATGCTGCGGTAGTGGTTGCTGAATTACTCAATGTCCCACGTGTAATCATTGGTTTGACAATTATTGCTATCGGTACCAGCCTGCCCGAGCTTGTGACCTCAGGTATAGCGACCTGGAAGGGACAAACGGATATCGCCATAGGCAATGTTGTCGGATCAAATATATTTAATCTTCTGCTGGTCAACGGCTTTTGCGCATCATTTCGACCAATCCCCGTTCCATCAAAAGGCGGCACCTATGATCTTTTGATGATGCTGTTCCTTTCACTATTTTTATTACCTATGTGTCTTACTAATAAAAACAGAATAATGCGCCGGGAAGGAGTACTATTGGTAACTTTATATTTAGGTTACAATTTATGGAGAATCTCAACCGGGTAA
- a CDS encoding ABC transporter permease subunit → MNNVIKIIGYTMLDQLRNKSFYILLALSVLFILMIRGCYDGGYTINGEQVDNASVAWHVSKIVFHLVTAGMFLMASMLSMKIFSRDHEDGSVVLFLSRSVCRWQYVLGRVTGTWVLCLIFMFILHSTIFLTVWIKTGTFITGYLGASLICSINLLFVIVCVCLLSLFMPDFISALFAMGILFVGFISDGGYQMLNSDIVRYATNSSASPEPALWRVLYPKVFMVQSYADSILGKSAFHNMGPLHPLFNISFFILLIMALTLVFFNRKEI, encoded by the coding sequence ATGAATAATGTAATAAAAATTATAGGCTATACCATGCTGGACCAGCTGAGGAATAAAAGCTTTTATATACTGCTGGCCTTATCTGTTCTGTTTATACTGATGATCCGCGGATGTTATGACGGCGGATATACGATTAATGGAGAACAGGTAGATAATGCTTCGGTTGCCTGGCATGTTTCAAAAATTGTTTTTCATCTGGTTACTGCCGGAATGTTTCTGATGGCTTCCATGCTTTCAATGAAGATATTCAGCCGGGATCATGAAGATGGAAGTGTTGTTTTGTTTCTTTCAAGATCAGTTTGCAGATGGCAATATGTTCTTGGCAGGGTAACAGGCACATGGGTACTTTGTCTTATTTTCATGTTTATACTTCACTCAACGATCTTTTTGACTGTATGGATAAAAACAGGAACCTTCATTACGGGATACCTGGGTGCATCTTTGATATGTTCGATTAATCTTCTTTTTGTGATTGTATGCGTCTGCTTATTATCTCTTTTTATGCCTGATTTTATAAGTGCGCTTTTTGCTATGGGCATTTTGTTCGTCGGCTTTATATCCGATGGCGGGTATCAGATGCTAAATAGTGATATTGTAAGATATGCTACCAATTCTTCAGCAAGTCCTGAACCTGCTTTATGGCGGGTTTTATATCCAAAAGTTTTCATGGTGCAGTCTTATGCAGATTCAATACTTGGCAAAAGTGCATTTCATAATATGGGGCCTTTGCACCCGCTTTTCAATATTTCCTTTTTTATTCTTTTAATAATGGCGCTAACGCTGGTTTTTTTTAATCGAAAAGAAATTTGA
- a CDS encoding ABC transporter ATP-binding protein yields the protein MITLDSVTKQFGSFTAVDNVSYSIKKGESFALLGPNGAGKTSIVRMLLDFIKPSSGSITINGLSASDPESRKHIGYVAEQHMIPPYLSGLEYLLRNAALIGLAGQDAKNEANRVLEMVSMKGQERKKTAAYSRGMKQRIGLGAAMLGEPKLLILDEPITGLDPIGIRDVRKIIENLLGKGVTVVLNSHLLSEVEKTCDSAAIMYKGKILVKDNINAIVKDHETLEDVFIRYIEHENE from the coding sequence ATGATCACACTTGATTCCGTTACAAAACAATTTGGCTCTTTTACCGCGGTCGATAATGTTTCATATTCGATTAAAAAGGGAGAGTCTTTTGCTTTGCTTGGGCCAAATGGCGCCGGGAAGACAAGTATCGTTCGTATGCTTCTTGATTTTATCAAACCATCTTCCGGAAGCATTACTATAAATGGACTGTCTGCCTCCGACCCGGAATCCCGCAAGCATATCGGATATGTTGCCGAACAGCACATGATTCCTCCGTATCTTTCAGGGCTTGAATATCTGTTGCGTAATGCTGCTTTAATAGGACTTGCCGGGCAAGATGCAAAAAACGAAGCTAACAGGGTTCTTGAAATGGTTTCCATGAAAGGACAGGAAAGGAAAAAAACCGCAGCATATTCAAGAGGCATGAAACAGCGCATCGGCCTGGGGGCTGCCATGCTGGGAGAGCCAAAACTGCTGATTTTGGATGAACCCATCACCGGGCTTGATCCTATCGGCATCCGCGATGTAAGAAAAATTATTGAAAATCTTCTCGGCAAAGGGGTGACCGTGGTCTTAAACTCCCATCTGCTTTCAGAAGTGGAAAAAACATGTGATTCTGCGGCTATAATGTATAAGGGGAAAATACTTGTCAAGGATAACATCAATGCAATCGTGAAAGATCACGAAACACTTGAAGATGTTTTTATTCGATATATAGAGCATGAAAATGAATAA
- a CDS encoding PEP-CTERM sorting domain-containing protein gives MNKKLLAGLAVGVMMLVMAGIAKADVILSSDFEDGTLQGWAPLAPFGGALTLYNNGVDNAFMYATDTAAGGGLLAQAPGLSGDLRYLDSMTWDEFVYDHSYHTVISTYIMIKSLDTWYQSSNVLGAVGGWNSKAVDFNNANEWAISGGGGSASFIDVISNADGVFISMDTSNWSGDNWYESRIDNVVINGTSAPVPVPATMLLFGTGIAGLAGIRIRRKKKA, from the coding sequence ATGAATAAGAAACTTTTAGCAGGATTGGCAGTAGGGGTGATGATGCTTGTTATGGCTGGGATAGCGAAAGCCGATGTGATTCTCTCATCAGATTTTGAGGATGGAACTCTTCAAGGATGGGCACCATTGGCACCATTTGGCGGCGCCCTGACACTATATAATAACGGAGTAGATAATGCATTTATGTACGCAACAGATACGGCAGCTGGCGGAGGCTTATTGGCACAAGCACCAGGCCTCTCGGGAGACCTCAGGTATCTGGATAGCATGACTTGGGACGAGTTCGTCTACGATCACAGTTACCACACAGTGATCTCAACATACATCATGATAAAAAGCTTAGATACATGGTATCAGAGTTCAAATGTTTTGGGAGCGGTTGGCGGATGGAATTCAAAAGCAGTAGACTTTAACAACGCTAACGAGTGGGCCATTTCCGGAGGAGGAGGGTCAGCAAGTTTTATAGATGTTATTTCAAACGCTGATGGGGTGTTCATCTCGATGGATACATCAAATTGGTCTGGCGATAATTGGTATGAGTCTCGCATAGATAACGTTGTTATCAATGGAACTAGTGCTCCTGTTCCAGTACCAGCCACCATGCTCCTCTTCGGCACAGGTATAGCTGGACTTGCTGGAATCAGAATCAGACGTAAAAAGAAGGCATAG